TATTGATTGAGTTAAATCTCTGTGGGAAATAAAAAAATAATTCATTCACATAATCAATATATAAACAGGGGAATCACGAAATTTCTTAAAGCATAGGGAATTTATCATTTATGTATAAGACTATCTCTAATGGCATTTTGTTTTTTTAGTAGTTATATTTATAGAGTAAAAAGATAATATCTCTATATTCTCCTCTATTACAGAGTCATACAATTGAAGCTTGAAGCAAAAGTTAATCTGTAAAAAAATTTACTATGTTTTATAGAAAAAGATAGATTTGGGATTTGGGTTGAAAATGCTCTAAAGAATAATGGAAACTAATGTATTTGTATAATAAACCTATTGGCTAAGTTAATAATATTATACCACTAACCAATGTTGATGAATTTTTGACGGTTCTTGTTTGTGCAGTGAAGACGGGACCGTCTATGCAGGAAACGGCGTGGGGAAAGGCTAACTTGACGGTGAAAGCGATAACAAAGGGAGGTTTCGAGTCTCTCTTCAGACAGATATTCGGAACGGATCCGAACGAGAAGCTGAAGAAGACTTTCGCATGTTATCTCTCGACTACGACAGGCCCTGTCGCTGGAACTTTGTATCTCTCTAATGTTCGCGTTGCTTTTTGTAGCGACCGTCCTCTCTTCTTCACAGCGCCTTCAGGACAAGAAGCTTGGAGTTACTACAGGGTAAGTTAGTCAAGTCATGTTTTGTAAAATGAAAAACGTTTCTATAATTTTAATTGATGTTTGATGGTTTTTGGGCAGGTGGTGGTACCGTTGGTGAATATTGCGACGGTAAACCCGGTGGTGGTGAAGGAGGATCCACCTGAGAAGTATATTCAGTTGACGACGGTGGATGGACATGACTTCTGGTTCATGGGTTTTGTTAATTACGAGAAGGCTTCTCATCATTTGCTGACTAGTGTCTCGGACTCTCAAACCGCTCGTACCTCTGCGTCTGGTTAGAGAAATATATCACAATGTTTCTGTCTTTTTATATTGCTTTGTTTTTTGTATGTGTGTGGTTGGTTTCTGCTGCTGATGTTTTTATATGTTCATATAAATTTTATACCAGAGTTGGAGTTTTGCAAGTCTTGAATATACATATATGTGTTGATTAGAGTTGCTTTTCACTTATTTATAAATCCTTTTGACTTTTGTAATAGTTTCCATACCCCTTTCCGGATTTGGTTATGCTTTATGCCTTTACTACGTACGCTCTTCTTGTTTTTTCTTTAGTTGTTAAGGCGATTTAGGCTCAACTTCTAACATAGAGCATATGTTTTATGAGTGATATGTAAAGAGTCAGTAGGTAAAAACGTGTTCTATATCTTCTCACGGGCACTAGTTTCCTTTAACGTCTCCACTCCTCCATCCATACAATTTACAGAAAGAAACAGGCAATCACTCCTGAAAAGATACGAAAGTGTCCCTTTCGGCTTTGTAGGATGAAAAAATCTTTTTGCATTAGTTTCACTGGAAGGCCAATAAAACTTAAATTTTTGGGCCCGAAGGCTATAAATTTAAATTGGCTAGACAAAACCATTTTGTTCCTAGTTTCCTACTATAAATCAAACTCAAAACCATTCAATTCCTTATAATTTTGTAATTATGTAAACACACACAAAACTTGTAAACAAAAATGGCAACATTTTTCTTATTTTCATATGAATCATTTTAAATACAAGATGCTTGTATAATATTGGGATTTAATTTCGTTTGTGATGAAAAACTATTTATGAAACCTTACTTTCTCTAAAGCACAAAAACTTCACAGGTTCCATGTAAAAATGTTTAGGGAGTGTTTATTATATCAATACTATTAAAAGGGAAGAAATCTTAAAAAATCTACCTATGAAAGTTGTTTGGACCTTTTCATTTATCTCATTATTTTTTGGTCTTACCTTAAATTTAGATTAACAATATGTTACCATATATTTTTCTAACAATAATTTATTCAATTCCTTTATTTATTCAAATCTCACTCCCAAATCCTAATCACTACTATTACTATATTTACCATTTTGATTTTTAATTGTAAAAGCATTGAAACTAATGTTTTATATTATCACTTTTATCATATAATATATGATTTAAAGCAAGAGAAGTTACACGACATATATGTGTACATTCTAACTTACTCTTTCCTTTATAATAAAATAATCATATCATATATAAACTTTCCCACTAAAATTTCATATCATATACTAAACTTTCAACCGTCTATGGTTTGATAGATATTTTCATATTTAAAAATGAGTTTTCTGAATATTCATGTTACCTTCACAAAAATGTAGAAATTCATTGGTTCTGTTAAAGTTAACCCAACTTCACGATATCAGTATTGAT
This genomic interval from Brassica oleracea var. oleracea cultivar TO1000 chromosome C2, BOL, whole genome shotgun sequence contains the following:
- the LOC106321053 gene encoding GEM-like protein 5, translating into MTGSQEETHKPQIVDQEHPKTLETEDPRQEQPSSSSPDKKKWGTHVMGAPAEPVAHPDNQQAAAWVAGDNRQMPYQPYIVYSPVEHPPSNNPLEPVIGMFHTWSRKAETVARNIWHNLKTGPSMQETAWGKANLTVKAITKGGFESLFRQIFGTDPNEKLKKTFACYLSTTTGPVAGTLYLSNVRVAFCSDRPLFFTAPSGQEAWSYYRVVVPLVNIATVNPVVVKEDPPEKYIQLTTVDGHDFWFMGFVNYEKASHHLLTSVSDSQTARTSASG